The Henckelia pumila isolate YLH828 chromosome 2, ASM3356847v2, whole genome shotgun sequence genome includes a window with the following:
- the LOC140881987 gene encoding uncharacterized protein, producing MPSAAPAAAAAVTQNQNSTPHPTFKTEPKLFSQLDLPSSSSSAVPVRIDGFEEDLILSKSQLLSRPELIKRRSRRVKQLARIYRDHYWALMEELKLKYREYYWEFGKSPFQEDEDGDRVNGNRGDCATVIAENAHGNGNNGNPGVANKTNSRCGVHGCKAKAMAMTRFCHMHILSDGKQKLYKACNFSIKSSTTGPILCGKPILRSTVPSYCPIHFQKAEKHMARALKRAGLSVSSASKLAPKLHIIIAEYVRQIKHKRRASRKAKLGNAEVKKENHS from the exons ATGCCCTCCGCCGCCCCGGCGGCTGCCGCCGCAGTTACGCAGAACCAAAATTCTACGCCCCACCCGACTTTCAAAACCGAGCCGAAACTATTTTCTCAGCTCGACCTCCCGTCATCGTCATCTTCGGCGGTTCCCGTGCGGATCGATGGATTCGAAGAAGACCTAATTTTGTCCAAATCGCAGCTCCTGAGCCGACCCGAGCTTATAAAGCGCCGTTCACGCAGGGTCAAGCAGTTGGCCCGAATTTACAGGGACCACTACTGGGCGTTGATGGAGGAGCTCAAACTCAAGTATAGAGAATACTATTGGGAGTTCGGAAAAAGTCCCTTTCAAGAAGACGAAGACGGGGATAGAGTTAATGGGAACCGGGGGGACTGTGCCACTGTGATCGCAGAGAACGCACATGGAAATGGCAATAATGGGAACCCGGGGGTTGCGAATAAGACCAATAGTAGGTGTGGGGTTCACGGGTGCAAGGCTAAGGCTATGGCGATGACAAGGTTTTGCCATATGCATATACTGTCCGATGGCAAGCAGAAGCTCTACAAGGCTTGCAATTTCTCCATCAAGag TTCAACCACCGGACCGATACTTTGTGGGAAACCGATACTAAGATCAACAGTTCCTTCTTATTGCCCTATCCATTTTCAAAAGGCTGAAAAGCACATGGCACGTGCTCTAAAGAGGGCGGGACTCAGTGTTTCTTCTGCAAGCAAGCTTGCTCCTAAGCTCCATATCATCATTGCTGAGTATGTCCGACAAATCAAACACAAGAGAAGAGCTTCACGGAAAGCAAAGCTGGGAAATGCTGAAGTCAAGAAGGAGAACCATTCTTGA